Within Palaemon carinicauda isolate YSFRI2023 chromosome 14, ASM3689809v2, whole genome shotgun sequence, the genomic segment CAAGCTGACAaaatacagattggtgatggtgggagacttttgtatgatagctcacagcaagccaacctagtatgggtagccggaccagtatagatttgctgatcttggcgatacgctAAGCCTTTAACCAAGCtaaagtatcctcactcagaaaggggaattaggtgtgtgtgagtgcatatatatatatatatatatatatgtgtgtgtgtgtgtgtgtgtgcgtggttctGCTTTAGAATACAATATGGAAAGTGTAGCAGACCTAAAACAGGTACACCAAAAATAAAACGCAATATAAAATAAGTCAAGAAAAATACCAGAATAAATTTTTTACGCCAAAGCAATAAGTAATGATTTCATTTTCCCAAAACCTACTCAAGAGTGAAAGGGActcgcttacaaaaaaaaaaaaaaaaaaaaaaaaaaaaaaagtgatggacATTAGCGGCTTAAGAATATCATTCAAGGCCGTTAAATCATATCAATTAGATCAGAAACAATcgcaaaataatctttaaaaacacACATGACGTATTCGGAAGGAAATCACAGAATGAATAACATGCTTCATTAATATAAATAACCTCGTTAAAACTTATCAACCGAAAAACCGAAACCTAGCCTTGAAAGTTTTACAATGTCATTTGAATTAACCGGAAATTTTTCCATGACAGACGGGTATTAAATTTCATGGGCCTTAAGTTTACGTGAGAATGCGACCGCttagatttttgagagagagagagagagagagagagagagagagagagagagagagagagagagagccagcatcCAAGGTCGCATCATTGCAACAGACACATATATAAAGGAAGCTGTCCAACTCTGGTCAGTTCACTCTTGTTCTTCTCCTGCAAGATCCAACACTCCAAAGACATCATGTCTCGCTCTGTTAGTAATTGAAAATATTACGATATTTCGATTAAAATTATGAACGATTAAGTGTATTTAGTAATAATATATCACGAAATGCTGAAAATTGGATATTTTCGTTTATCAGCTAAAAAGTACGAGAGCTAATAATGAATTTATCTAGGCAATGTTGATCTTTTTtatagtcatgaaaaaaaaaaaaaaaaaaagcaggggtgACCGGTGGTGCCaagatatttttatatgtttttatatttacctTTCCATGTCGTAAAAAGACAAAATCGGGGTGACACCTACATTTTACCAGAGCGACTATAGTTAACAATTCACTCTTAACTCAATCATGTGAATTCTCAGTGAATTAACCTTCGAATGAATAactatttaaaaggaaaaaaaatgcctTCACTATGTCAAGAAAAATAGTTTTCTAAATTTACACATTATTTCAATgtggaataaaaaacaaaataaacattttccaTTTCACTTACATACTTAATTAGATAAACGGAATACTGTAATTCCTTATAAGAAACTTAAACCACGAAATCTTTTTAAATAACATAATTGGATTAAGGGCAAATTACTCATTTTTTGCCGACTGAATTTATCTGAAAATAAATCTCTTTTCTACTTTCAGGTTCTGGTCCTCCTCGCTATCGTGAGCTTATCTATGGCCCATCCAGATGGCTATGGCCACGGAGGTGGACATGGTGGTGGACATGGAGGTGGCCACGGTGGTGGACATGGATATGGGGTAAGCACATCTGGCCATCTTTTCAATAGTTTAAATATGATTCAATTAAATTTGAATACTTGCTTCGTGATAcctttcatttaaaattctagcagaataaaaataacaaaatataacatTAATCAACATTTCTTATACGATTTATTGTTAAATGAGGTTTACTTTCAATTTACTTTCTGTTTCTTAAAAATTCCTTCAAACAATCTACTGTCTTAATTCCCCCAGGGTCCCATCCCCTACCACTTCGACTACAGCGTCAAGGGAGACTACAAGGGACCCAACTTCGGTCAGAGCGAGAAGTCCGACGGAAAGGGCAACGTCTACGGATCATACACTGTTGCTCTTCCTGATGGTCGCAAACAACACGTGAGTTAACCTTTTCTCAGTATTTAACAAAAATGGATTATTATAAAGCAAtctaataatataacaaaattcaTAACTTTACTTCGATCTTAGTTTGGAATTCCACAatgttatgaaaaaagaaaaaaaaaagaaagaaaaaaaaatctaaactgatTTTTAGTCGTTTTTCATTGGTTTCAGAATTCTGGATTACAACTGTTTTTATCCTTTTCCAATTAGATGTCTAACCAGTAACCAtagatgaaattataaaaataaacaagaCTTTCTTTTCTAAAAACTTAATCGTAACTATTGTTTCTTTTCGTCTACAGGTGGATTACACAGCCGATCACTACAACGGATTCGTGGCTAAAGTCAGCTACTCCGGAAAGGCCCAACATCCGGCCTATTACGGACCAGCCGTCGTTTTCGACCATCACGGAGATGGATATCACTGACGAACTACCGAGAAACGATTCAGTTTCTCTTAATCTGACCCcgatttatatgtactgtatttaatgTATCAATGCTTAAAATGCATAATAAAACTATTTATACACGAAAGGACTGAAGTTTTACGTCACATCTAGATTACCTCCAATTTATCTAAATAAGGAAGATTCTTGACAACAAAAAAGGTAGATGGGGATAAGGctcttcaacacaaaaacattaatgaaattatgtacacatagtatgtatgtatgtgtgtgtatatatatatatatatatatatgcatacctagaGATTAATACTTTTCCACAATATACGATAGCATAGGGAAAAAACAATATATCATTTCATAATTCACTCTAACAATTTCCGTATGATATTTGAATTCCGTTTGAAACCCCAGTGAGGAATCATTCCACAACAACAAGCAAGATCCATCAGTAATGCATCAACTACATAACAGAACACTCTACTTGATTTTTGCGGGGATTGAAAAAGCCATTCAACTTGGTTAAATACATTAcaagaaaagagaaatattttgTATACAGGATAGACGATATAAACTAGTCTTGAATTTCCAATACTAACTGCTATAATCAACCTAAAGAGACAACATGGATAAAACAATTTAACTGCAATTCCTTTTCCAGCAAAGCCAACTAGGGCAGAAAATTTTCCAGTACATACTACGGGCACAATTTTTTTTCCAGTACAGCCTACTATTGCAAAACCTCTTACAGTACAACCTACAGTAGCAACACCTTTTCCAATCCAGGCTACTGGTGCAAAACCTTTCCAGTACAGTCTTCTGGTGCAAAAACTTCTCCAGTACAGTCTACTGGTGCAAAAAAAATCTTACAATACAGCCTACTGTACCAATATCTTTTCCAATCCATGCTACTGTTGCGAAATCCTCTCCAGTACAGTCTACTGGTGCAAAACATTTACCAATACAGCATACTGGTGAAAACCGTTTTCCAGCACAGCCTCATGGTGCTGAATAACCTTTTTACACTTATCAGCATCGAATACGTTCTCTATTAGTCAATCAAAAGGAAACTAATTTGTTACCGATAATAAATATcacttttacagttaggcaaaaATTCAGTcataaaaaggataatttaaaaTTACTGGATGGATTCATCATACCCTCCTATACCGTAATAATCCAGTATATTTCGAACGACCCAATAACATTTATAATTATAACTTAATGAGACTAATCTTTTCATCTAGTGGCCTTTCAGATTTATTAACTTAAAagctaatgaaataaatttttatccaTTAATTTACTTTATACTTtggtctgttttgatgttgatactgtttttaagatatataatttcaattgttcattacttctcatatcgtttatttatttccttatttcctttcctcactgggttatttttccctgttagagcccttgggctaaaggcatcttgcttttccaactagggttgtagcttagctaataaaaacaataataataataatgataataataataataatattacaatccaATAGAGGCTACTACTAGACTTAAAATCTGAACTTCTGATACCTAAAATCTTAAttccagaaaattttaaatttgatttaacCTCATTTAGACTTTGATTCCTTCATAACTTATCATATTTAGGTTTCAAATCATCAAACCTTCATGTACTTTGGATTATATTATAATAACTACGAGACAATTTAGGAATTACCTCTGGATAAGAGATTATATTGGTAGAGTTgacatgaaatgaagaaaatcaaTCATTATATGATCCATTATCCTCTATAATTGTTAAATCATTGTCATGATATTAAGTGGAATGTGATGATTCTCCTCTCAAAATGCAATATTCTTCCTCTGGGTAAAATAAATCACTGATAGTAACATCAGAGTATTAAATACTATGCAAGCAAGTTATTTGAAAAGCCTATAATATAA encodes:
- the LOC137653339 gene encoding adult-specific cuticular protein ACP-20-like — encoded protein: MSRSVLVLLAIVSLSMAHPDGYGHGGGHGGGHGGGHGGGHGYGGPIPYHFDYSVKGDYKGPNFGQSEKSDGKGNVYGSYTVALPDGRKQHVDYTADHYNGFVAKVSYSGKAQHPAYYGPAVVFDHHGDGYH